TGAGTTGAAAGTGTTGTTTGAGGTGATATTTATAGTGTGGAGGTCATTGAGTGCACTGGTTAGGAGGAGTTATGTGGTGCAAATCATGAGTTAAAAGAATGTGGTAGGAAAAGGATATGAATTGCTTTGGGCTGATGACCACATACATGCTTTAAACATGGTTGAATGGTGAAACAGATCCATcgagccaaccccatttagttggaaaaaggcttagttgagttgactTTTGCATTCAGCTACTTGTTACttctgtttgtttttctttctgaaGGTGAtttaaaaaatggataaaaattACTTTCCATCCACCAGCCTATCGACTTCTCATAGCAAATGCCTATCACACCCATCTCGTGtccatggaaaaaaaattccttgatcTCAGTCTTTCCCATTTGCCGTGCATTCGTTTAATTGTGTTAGGTCAATCTCTGTCTGAAAATGAGGTCACAGGTCCTATTTGTAACTTCATTAAAGAGAGCCAAAAGAAAATCATGCAAGGAATATCAGCTTTAAAGTGTGAGTTATACGATATTTAGAATTATGTATCACTCCCATGATAGTGGGTAAAATCATTCCCTGAACATGGCCAAATACTCTCCTTAAAAAGTCTTTGTTAGTCATCTCAAAGGTGGATTGTTGCTGCTAGCATGAAAAATAATAGACAAATGTCATTTTTTCGTCTGCAttgttctttcttatttttcttttccccagCCACCCTTCTCCTGATGTGGTTTTATCAGCTGGAATTCAAAAGATTATCTATGTGATCTGTAACAGGAAAGAATCAAAATCTTCTCGACCTGGTTGATGAAGAGTTCCAAAAAATAGTGCAAATTAATTTCATGGCGGCGTGGTTTCTGTTAAAAGCAGTTGGAAAAAGAATGCGAGATTTCAATTCAGGAGGCTCCATTGTATTTCTTACCTCAATCATTGGTGCAGAGAGGGGACTTTATCCAGGAGCTGCTGCATATGGTTCGTGTGCTGCTGGAGTGCAGCAGTTAGTAAGGGTATGGACATTTTTATTTGCATCACTTTGAATTCGTTTAAGATTTCATTATTTGCTGAGAGTTTATGGATGTCATAAATCAAGCTTTCTAAGATAGTAAGCCAAGTGTGGTCCTTACagaataaatattttattccaGTCTTGTATGGAAAATTTTGACCACTTCAATTAGTAGCTAAGATACGTATGCATAAAAAGGTGCTTAACCATAAACTCTTGTCTATTTCAAAAACTGAGGGTGTCTTAAATTTTGGCTCagtagttttgattttgaattttagaaAACTCCTTTTAGGAACCATGATTTGTTATCATATGTGCCTAGGACATGGCTGTTCTTATCTTGAGAAGCTGTGTTTCTTTGATGTGGACTTTGAGACTTTTAGGAAAGTCTGATTACTCATGGAACTTGGTTCCCACTGGCATATAgtgggagaagcattcattcattCCTCAACATACCCAGTAACATTGAGCTTCATGTTTAGTTGAGTCTCAGTCTCCATACTTGTGTTTACTCAGTCCCTGCTATTATTCTCCCTGAGATCCTCAATTTAGCTTGGAACATCTTAGTACTTTAGAAAGGTCAATAACCATGAATGTGCTGAGATGGCCTGTAAAATTTCTCTCTTATGTCCAATACTCAGCTTAATGGGATTGCAATCATATCTGGATATAGATTGTAGTCTCTTGCTTTCATGCTTTTGAGTGGTTTCATTCCTAATGAAATAACCCAATATTAccgaaaaataaaatatttctgaTGTTATACACTACAATAAGAGACATCCATTGAATCTTCCATACCTactactccccccccccccccaccccccaccaaTAGAAAGAATCTTCTATAGCAGATCATTTGTTTCAGCTCACGTTAGTACTTTATATGTATATTCTGGATTTAATTTCTCAATTTGTTTAGTTTGTTGCCTAACATCTACCCTTCCAATTCAGTTGGCAGCATTAGAGATTGGAAAATATCAGATTAGGGTCAATGGAATTGCCCGTGGTTTGCACTTAGAGGATGAGTTTCCATCATCAGTGGGGAAGGAGAGGGCAGAGAAGGCAGATGGTGACGTGTTGCCGCTCCTAAGATggcttgatgtgaagaatgatCTTGCATCAACAGTTATCTATTTGATCAGTGATGACTCGCGATACATGACTGGGACCACCATTTTTGTTGATGGGGCTCAGTCCATAGTAAGGCCTCGAATGCGATCTTATATGTGATTTAATGTTCCatttgtttaaaaattttcatttaagaAGTATGCCTGATTGTTTAATTACATACTGAAGATGGTACTGATGAATATGGTGCCTTGCAAGGAATAATTGAGGGCTACATGCATAAGTTATCTGTTTGATCTTTGATAaatctcttaccaaaaaataataaagatcaTTGGTAAGTCGCGATACATGACTGGGACCACCATCATGGATAGGCATGCCTACTGTGGAAATTTGAACCTATGCATGGATACACTATTATAAGCGtaaaaataatgtaaaaatctacatagtttttttttcttccttaaatTCATAAGAGAGCTAATGATGCATATATCTGATGAGAAATACCACTGTGATATAGATATTGATGTATTTAATTCTGAATTTCTTAGGTGATAAGCACCATTATGTGTAGAGTAAAATACCTTGAATTTCTGAGACAAAATCATTGAAATTAGTGACAGGTAATATATGCATTAGTTAATGTCCAACAATTCTTATGCAGTTAATATTTAGAAATTGATTGCGGGTGATTCGCCTAATCAATTTCATGAGCAGAAGTATCTAGTGTTGTTTCAGTAAttataagggaaatttacacataccacccttgaggtttgacgaaaggatattttcacccccccccccgttttggaaatttctaattttttttgtggggggttTTTCTtataagggcaattccgtcagttcaagtctaatttttaacagtgttagttatgaactgacggaatgaaCTTATTTGTTAatatttgcaaacctcagggggtacgcagaatttttcaaaactagggggtgaaaatatcctttcgtcaaacctcaggggtggtatgtgtaaatttccctaattATAATTACCCACCCTGTGTATTTCTtggaagggattttcttattgatacctCTTAAGGTGTTGAGACAAATAatgttgtaatattttttttttggccttatGGTATAACATCCTTCTTCTCTGAATGAGGgtaaaatcttgtcatttcattcCTATTTGAAAAAATGTACGAGACAACAACAGTTCTTGATGATGACATAATGGTAAAtacatttttaaatttttttagaaCATGtatccttcttttgattgccctaGCCTTATTCTCAAAAACTTCTTTAGGTTACGGGTAGAaaggggttttcaaaataatttgaaaacaaCTAactattatgtcattttcaagagTGGTTATTATTTCACATGTTTTTCTAGTACACATGTGAATGACGGGATTTTACCCTTATGTGTTATgcttaaaagggaaaaaattgtgattacaataagatttttctTATACGCTAGACCTACAACATACTTTGAAACCTATTTTATATGGAACTGAAATCATTGAAGGCTCTGTTTGTTGTCATGTAAAAAAGCAGGaaaggattttttattattttttttgtaaaataagATTTTTCATTGTTTGTTCTAATGTaaatgcaaaaagaaaaaaaagaagaagaagaagaaagcattgaaaaagtaagaaaagtgtacatggaggaaaattttcatgtaaaatatTATTTGCAAGAAATGTTTTACAACAAAACAAATAGGACCATAGTAACGGAGCATTTTTTAAGCCATTGAGGTAGTGTTATTGTGCTTTAGATTTTGCATTTGCCAAGGAAAacatgatttttcaaaatcagatttataCTATACTTTCAAGCATTCGACAGGTTTATTAATGATCTCAAAATTTGACAGCTGATTTGGAATCCCAAAATGGATCCACCTATTTCTCCACATCACCTCCAGGCTTCCTttccatgaattttttttctttttcttctaaatatTCATGGCACACCTTGTGGTATAGTGGCTACTTTCTTAAGCACTCACCTTCCATTTGATCCAAGTTCTTTGCACCACTTGTGAGTTTGGGCTTGGCCTAATGGGCTTAGATGAGATACGCGGCGGGCTTGATACGTACATCACAGCTTGCATGTATGGGTCTCGTGGCCTTTCACAAATAAATGCTTCAAAGTGAATTAAAGCTACAGAAATCATGTGGGGTTCCGTAGTTATAAGGAGAAAGAGTGAGTTCTTGTTActcttcatcaaggactttatgATTTCCCCATATTTAAGCTTGAAGTCTAACTTTGAGCCCAGTTTCTTCGCTGTTATAACATGGATTAACATTTAATAATCTCGACccacttttctctctcataaaaaaatgttttggaaAGTCACTTTTCTTACAGGAAGGGTAATGAGTTTGTCCTTAAAGTTAAAAACTCGATTTGTCCAATTTAAAAGAATGAATGATAACATCTCTATCTAAGGGTTTGAGTTTCCTATCCGGGCTGTGTAGCATATGCTAGTGCTGCTCTctatgcttctctctctctccccacatTAAAGggcagatatgtcatttcataggaatGTTTGCAACACTCGGGAATTATGAATGGGCCTCTGCCGCATCAAGTCTTTTCAATCATCAAGGCCATATCCTAACCATACTGTTGGACTTAAGCCCAAGCCCAGATTTGGATTATAAGTTTTTCAGAGGTTCGCAAGTCGCAAGAGATTGCAAACTCAGTTTAAAAAACAACTGGTGGTTAAtccaagggtgtcaattggtctatTTCCGTTTCTCAGTTTCGATTCAGTTTAGGATACACTGTATTTACAGATCGAAGtagaataaaaatcaaataatcataatcgattttggttttattcGGGTTTCATTTGATTTGTATACAATCTCAGTAATTTGATTTAAATTCATTTTAAGTGGAATAACCtgctgaaaaaaataaaattggaaagaaaattAACCTTATGAAGATATAGTCCCACCATATCAAATCTAACACctttcaatcttttttatacaactcaacaaaaaaaatccatattaAGTAATTTCACATAACTCAACAAAGACATGATCGTAGAGTTTAGTGTGGTTTATGTTCAGTTCGATTTATACAGGTTACATTTTATTTGGTTCTATTTGATACAAATTGACGATTTTTAGTCTAAAATCGAAATCATATCAAAGTTAATATAATTTTATGGAATAAGTTTTCCTTAATCACACGATGAAGGTTCGACCAATATCATAAGATTCACAAACCCCTACAAGGTTTGAAGATATTTCTTAAAGGAAGAAaattctctgtgccgcagcgcaagctGTGCCAAGACACATAGGCCTGCCATTAAAGGGGcagcagggtggtcattgcacccaccccatgTGCACAGGGAACAGCGCCCTTTTCTTAAAATACCCCCATAGGATTTAGCTagtctctctctcaaacacacTTGAAAAAAACGCTCATCTAAAAAAACCCCAAGCAAAGCAGGTCCATGTGAGGCAGCGTGAGACTGTGAgttgtcttctctctctctctctctctctctctctctctaaccctTTTCACTCATTCCTCGTTTCAAAACAACGAAACCCGcgctcccttctctctcttccgtCGCTATAAAAAGGAACCCACGCTCCCTTCCACACCCGGAAATCTTCTCAGTTCTCTTGCTCACAcattgaagtgttgaactctttgaaaattaaacaaaaaccTTTTCGGATTTCTTTACCTTCCCTTCCCTTGACCATGGCACACCCTGCAACTCCGATCTCTCCTCCTCTGAAAGATGAACTGGACATAGTGATCCCAACGATCAGAAACCTCGATTTCTTGGAGATGTGGAGGCCTTTCTTCCAGCCTTACCACCTGATCATCGTCCAAGACGGAGATCCCACCAAAACGATCCGAGTCCCTGACGGCTTTGACTATGAGCTCTACAACCGGAACGACGTCAACCGGATTCTGGGACCCAAGGCCAGCTGCATTTTCTTCAAGGACTCCGCTTGCCGATGCTTTGGCTTTCTTATCTCCAAAAAGAAGTACATCTTCACCATTGACGACGATTGCTTCGTGAGatctcccttccttcttttttcctctctttttttagaTTGCTATTATGTGATTAGGTAGTTAAAGTTAATTAAGGTTACCTGGATTGAATTATCACTATTGTATTGGAAATCATTTTTAACTTTTTCACTGTTTAAAAATGAGAATTATCGATCGAATCTTCGGATCGGAATCGGCATTATTAAGGTTTTGAGTCGGACTAACCATTCATGTGGTTTCTGTGCCTTAGACACAGGACTGGGCGAAATTACTGCTCAGTCcccaataaattaaaaaattaatatgcaCACGCTGCGAAACCAGACGAAACGTTCTCTCTCTGTCGGTCGGGTCATGGGGCCTGTGGCCCGTGCCCTCGGCCCTTGTCCTGCCAGGCAGCTTGcaggcagtagaggatccaaattgcagatagatgatcattttttttttggatccagatcttctacggtgcaaCTGCCCTAGTGGCCTGAGGTGCGTGCAGACACAACCGCAAGTgtaatgaccgtcttaccccgcTCAGGCAGCTATGTGCAGCTTCGCAGTAAAGGAtctaaattgttttttttttttttgtggataaaCTAGGACAGACAATCATATTCCCCCATCTGATTCAGGATCTAGGCTGAGATATTCCAGTCTGACTTTGGATTATACTGTACTGGACCCAGGGTTGGGTTGGAGTTTTAAAATATCTGGCCGCTCAGTTGCAACCTTAAAATTATAGTTCTACTCTCGTGCTGGTGAAATTATCGCAATGCCCTTAGATTGGTTGAGTCCAAAGCCCAATTCCTTGGATTACAGTAAGTTGTTACAGTTACTTCTGGTGTGGGGTTGTTTGTTTTTGATTTTGGAAGGTGGCTAAGGATCCGAGCGGGAAGGAGATCAACGCGTTGGCTCAGCACATAACGAACCTATTGACGCCCTCGACGCCCTTCTTCTTCAACACACTGTATGACCCCTTCAGGGAGGGTGTGGACTTCGTTCGGGGATACCCATTCAGCTTCAGAGAAGGTGTCTCCACTGCTATCTCTCATGGCCTCTGGCTCAACATTCCTGACTACGATGCACCCACTCAGCTCGTTAAGCCTCACGAACGTAACACCAGGTTACCCCTCTTCTTCTGTTTCACAAATTCGTGGGTCAAGAATTTTGAGTGTATGGTTGTTTAATTAGTCTTTTTCACCTTTTTGAACGAAGGGGAAAAGTTTTTCCTAAATGTATAGTAATTTTTCTAGCTCACATAGGTACGTGGATGCAGTCATGACAATACCCAAAGGCACCCTGTTCCCAATGTGTGGAATGAACTTGGGTTTTAATAGGGAGCTGATAGGACCTGCTCTGTACTTTGGGCTCATGGGTGATGGCCAACCTATTGGAAGATACGATGACATGTGGGCTGGCTGGTGTGTCAAGGTATATATTCTCATTTCTCctgattttattttctcatacTTCAATCTATTCTTTGAGGCATTACTTCATACAATCTATTGGGAATTCTTAACATAGCATTCAAtacatgagaagaaaaaaagagatagaTGTGATTTAGTTGAAATTCCAATGACCATTATGAATATGATCATTTACcttggaaaataaaatattaggagCTAGCTAACTTGTGAGGTATTCAGAAATTGTCAAGGACTGTCGATAGATCATATAAAATAGAAATACAATTTCCATTCTCTAAGCGTAATAGCTAAGTCTAAGTAGATTATTATGTTGAAAAGATCTTgcttataaaattttatttggataTGGTTCGTAGGTAATCTGTGATCATTTGAGTCTTGGGGTGAAGACAGGGTTGCCATACATTTGGCACAGCAAGGCAAGCAACCCATTTGTAAACTTGAAGAAAGAATACAAAGGAATCTACTGGCAGGAAGGAATCATCCCATTCTTTCAGTCAGTTTCACTCCCAAGAGAATGTACAACCGTGCAGAAATGCTACATTGAGCTCTCAAAACAGGTGAAGGACAAACTTGGTCACATCGACCCTTACTTTGTGAAGCTGGGAGATGCTATGGTCACATGGATTGAAGCCTGGGAAGAGCTCAACCCACCACCTAAAGCAACATCCTAGTCTGACATCCGAGTCCtctcccaaacccaagaagaaagcGGATAATGATAAAATTCCTTTACTTTTACCTATTCTGTTTAATTTTATGTTCTTCTATGCCTCTCTAGTTTTTTATACCGTTAAAAGTGTTTGTTTAGCTTCTAAGAGATTGTTTTCTTCGGCTAGAAATGTATCTCTTCATAGCTGTTTTTAGTACTTTCTACTATCATCACTATATAGAGGTTTGGCGCTATGTCTTGAGAATGATATCCGGAAGATCTCTATCCGTTCGGGTTTGAAGCTGACCCATGGACTCTGCAACATTTGAAGAGTTTGATTTCAGATTTGGATGATATAAGCTGTCTTGGAGTATCGTCATGTGTAGAGGGAACTTAATCAACCAGCGGATTATATTGCCTCCAGCCTGTTGGAGATGTGGAAACTATCATGTACCCTTCTGATTTTCTAGATGAGTTTTGTAAACTTCTTAAAGATTATTATGACCGGTTTTTCTATTACCGAATGTAAAGTTCTTCGTTGGTCAATGAAATTATccacaataaaaataaaaattaaaaactctCCATTCAATCCTCGTGTATATGTTctactctttatttaatttaattgaaCCTAGTCTCAACTAATTAAATGAGTTCAACTACATGAACCTTCTTTCTTCAATTAGTCTATTCAAAGACCTACTTGTTATAACTAGTTATAAGTTATGCATGTTTTTCCTGCTCATTTCTCTTATGATCATTTTAACTCTTATAATCTGAATCATATTACTACTCTTTATTAATGGAACATTCAAAAGCCTCCGTTGTACATACTCATGTGACCTTAATTAATATGTGCCATTTAAAATTAAATCTCTGATTTGACCAAGTAGGTTCTGCCTCGAGAAATAAATTGAGATTATGTTTTGAATCTAGTTGAACCAAGTTTGATTGGCCTCAGCCTTGATAAGACACAAAGCTTAAAATTACTGTAAATGgggaataaaaaggaaaagggtgACTTTCTCAAAGCAAGTGGGGGTAGCCCAACCCTAcatagagattttttttattcattttttttcctgttaaaAAGAAGTAGGGATGAAGATATTTGTCCGGgggtgtggcctacgccagcactcccatgagtctatcgctctccttcccatgtgaaaagacacatctgccccttattttaaggaggagagagatagacacatgagagtactgctggcgtaggccacactctcgtataaaaaactgcttcccaaagaagtaataaaagaaaaagttagGAGGCATAAATTaccctaggggtgtcaaatgttAGCCTGCACTGATAGGATCGATTGAAATTGATCAATTATAGCTCGACAATGGATTGACAGATTAGTAAATGGCCAGGTGGCAGACCTAGCCCAATTATGAAATAGTCATTCTAGTTGTTTAGTTGTAGCTAGACAAGCGCCCGCCTGAGACTGAACGACACCGTTAATCGACCATTTATAGCCCTACTGGTCCATGTATAACACAATTAACCCATGTACAACATGATTAGCCTGTTCATGGCCCATTTATAGTCTGATTAACATGATCTTAACTATGGATTGGTAACCGATTGACTGAATAGAAACATGTCCATGATTGAGCTATGAGACCTGATTAACTAAACTGTCTAAAATGATAAGAGACCTTCAATTAATGGGGACTAATTAGACTTGACCTATTGACATCCCTAAGTTATGCCGCTTGTTCAAAGATTGACATCCGTAATTTATGCCACTTGTTCAAAGAGACttttcccaaaagaaaagaaaacacagTGGAATAACTTAGATGACACTTTCAATATTCAAGAGGGCTGACC
The nucleotide sequence above comes from Telopea speciosissima isolate NSW1024214 ecotype Mountain lineage chromosome 3, Tspe_v1, whole genome shotgun sequence. Encoded proteins:
- the LOC122655772 gene encoding probable UDP-arabinopyranose mutase 1, with product MAHPATPISPPLKDELDIVIPTIRNLDFLEMWRPFFQPYHLIIVQDGDPTKTIRVPDGFDYELYNRNDVNRILGPKASCIFFKDSACRCFGFLISKKKYIFTIDDDCFVAKDPSGKEINALAQHITNLLTPSTPFFFNTLYDPFREGVDFVRGYPFSFREGVSTAISHGLWLNIPDYDAPTQLVKPHERNTRYVDAVMTIPKGTLFPMCGMNLGFNRELIGPALYFGLMGDGQPIGRYDDMWAGWCVKVICDHLSLGVKTGLPYIWHSKASNPFVNLKKEYKGIYWQEGIIPFFQSVSLPRECTTVQKCYIELSKQVKDKLGHIDPYFVKLGDAMVTWIEAWEELNPPPKATS
- the LOC122655771 gene encoding levodione reductase; amino-acid sequence: MATPGKRVLLTSSGDDISLNIALHLAKRGCRLVLMGDESRLQSVAAKITESLDRGTGQIEVVGVDTKDGSEAQFDQAVDKAWKILGNLDAFVHCFHHEGKNQNLLDLVDEEFQKIVQINFMAAWFLLKAVGKRMRDFNSGGSIVFLTSIIGAERGLYPGAAAYGSCAAGVQQLVRLAALEIGKYQIRVNGIARGLHLEDEFPSSVGKERAEKADGDVLPLLRWLDVKNDLASTVIYLISDDSRYMTGTTIFVDGAQSIVRPRMRSYM